GGCGGGCGCACGGGCTGGGGAATGCGGCGCGCTACCAATCCCGGATGGCCGCTGTTGAATATGCCATGGAACACGACGACGGCCAGAGCCTGCGTGCACTGGAAAAAGCCCAGGTCATCCTGGTGGCTCCGTCCCGGTGCGGCAAAACGCCCACCACCATGTACCTGGCGCTGCAACACGGCATCTTTGCAGCGAACTTCCCGCTGGTGGACCAAGACTTTGAACGGGAAGGGCTGCCCAAGCCCCTCAGGCCCTTCGTATCGAAGTGTTTCGGGCTCTCATCCAACCCCCTGCGCCTGAGCCAGATCCGTACCGAACGACGCAGCGGCTCCCCTTACGCCTCCCTGCGGCAGTGCGGCTTCGAACTGCGCAGCGCAGAGCAACTGTACGTATCCCACAGAATTCCCTACCTGAACTCGGCCACCGTCTCCGTGGAGGAAATGGCAGCCACCATCCTGCAGCGCATGAACATTAAGCATTGACGAAACAATTCCACAGGCATCATGTGACTCAGGTCATGCCACATGGAAAGAAGCCCCAAAGACCTGTCACCCTAAACAAGAATTTGTCCCCGCCACCGGCGGCCGCCTGAACGGTGGGGGACACCTGCACGCCATCACCTGCAAAGGAGCAGTAACAATGACAACAGACGTACTCTGGCTCTCAGAACTCGGACTCAAGGACCTGGACCGCGTGGGCGGTAAGAACGCCTCCCTCGGGGAAATGGTGCAGAACCTCACCTCCGCCGGAGTCATTGTCCCGGACGGCTTCGCAACGACAGCAGATGCCTACCGCAGCTTCCTGGCCGATTCCGGCCTGGACCAGAAAATCGCTGACCGCCTCGTAGGTTTAGACACCGACGACGTCACCGCCCTCGCCTCAGCCGGCCAGGAGATTCGTGACCTCATCCGCCAGACACCCTTCCTGCCGGACTTTGAAGCGCAGGTCCGCGATTTCTACCAGCAGCTGGTGGACAAACACGGCGACTCCGAGGACCTCTCCTGGGCCGTCCGCTCCAGCGCGACCGCAGAAGACCTTCCCGACGCGTCCTTCGCCGGCCAGCAGGAAACCTTCCTGAACGTGCGCGGCATCGAAAATATCCTGCTCGCCATCAAGGATGTGTTCGCATCCCTCTACAACGACCGGGCCATCGCCTACCGCGTGCACCACAAATTCGAACACGCCGACGTGGCGCTCTCGGCCGGGATTCAGCGGATGGTGCGCTCCGACGTCGGGGCCTCCGGTGTCATGTTCACCATGGACACAGAATCGGGCTTCCAGGACGCCGTGTTCGTAACCTCCTCCTACGGTCTGGGTGAGGCCGTGGTCCAGGGTGCCGTGAACCCGGACGAGTTCTACGTCTACAAACCTGCCCTTCAGGCAGGACGCCCGGCGATCCTCAAGCGCGGACTGGGGGAGAAGGCCCTCCAGATGACCTACACGAGCAACCGCGAAGTGGGCCACACCATCGACTTTGTCCCGGTTGAGGCTTCGCTGCGGAACCGCTTCAGCCTCAGCGACGAGGACGTCGAGCAGCTCGCCCGGCACGCCATCGCCATCGAGAACCACTACGGCCGCCCGATGGACATCGAATGGGGCAAGGACGGGATCGACGGCCGCCTGTACATCCTGCAGGCCCGCCCCGAAACCGTACAGTCCCGCCGCGCGCCCGGG
The window above is part of the Pseudarthrobacter sp. NS4 genome. Proteins encoded here:
- a CDS encoding pyruvate, water dikinase regulatory protein, yielding MTNDNLRPVYFLSDSTGITAETLGNTLLTQFPANHFDRITIPFITTAEQATSVVKTIDNAAANGPQPIVFSTAVSSDVRQILSRCKGIIVDLIGTHVGQLEQALGTPASGEPGRAHGLGNAARYQSRMAAVEYAMEHDDGQSLRALEKAQVILVAPSRCGKTPTTMYLALQHGIFAANFPLVDQDFEREGLPKPLRPFVSKCFGLSSNPLRLSQIRTERRSGSPYASLRQCGFELRSAEQLYVSHRIPYLNSATVSVEEMAATILQRMNIKH